The sequence AGCCACTCTCACTGAGCCATGTTTCAAGCCCGCGACTTTCTTTAGCTGAAAGAATCAGGATGTCATATTCGCCAACCGTATATTGGGCTTCCACTGTCACACCCAACGCTCTGTCGCGCTCTTGTTTTGCAGGGGCTGAGGCTGGTGCCATATTTTTCAATGAACCCATCCTATCTTCCATGAGCTCATAACGCCGACAAGGATTCTCGTCGAAGTATTCAACCAGCCGAGGCGCCGAGTAGTCGGCGAGGTGCTTAAGGACGGCTGCGTCACCAACATGAATCTGGTCCTTCTCCAGCACGGTAGGGACCGGCACAACCATCGCGAACTCCTTCACGTCGCCCTTGAAATCATTGGCCATGGTGATCACGGTTTTGTTGTCGTGGCGAGCGATGACCACTTCAGACGTTTTATTAAAGAGTTTCGTATCGGCTTTCCCAACATAGAACCCACAGAACGCCGAGACGTCATTGCTCCATAGGAGCAGACTGAATAGGAATGTGACAGCTGGCCCGACAGCATATTTCATGAAAACCTCCTTTGTGGTTGAAGCGACAAGGACAAAGGTACGGACACAGAAACGTGACCGGTTGTGGGCTTGATCCAGTGATATCGAGCACCGGGAAACATGCGATCGAGTAAGGGGACGAACGACGAGCACAGGATGAGGCCCCACAATGGTCCATTTGGTTTGAAGAGCCCAAACTGGACATAGAGTGCGGTGAGTGCGATCAGGAGGGCATAGACGATCCGGCCTGTTCTGGAGTCCGGCGTTGTCTTGGGGTCTGAAATCATGAAGAAAGCGAAGATAAGCAGAGCGCCACTTTCGATCTGATGGAGCGGAATCGTCAGCGGATCGCCAAGCCACAGCGCTCGAATGAACAGCAGACCGACGTAGAAAGCCAGAAAAGCGAGGGTCACGTCCGCCCGTGCTGCGCGGGTAACGACCAGACTGCCGAGGCAGGCAATCAAAAAGCCGAACCACGCAACTTGCCCCCATTGCCCCGGCGAGATCCAACCAAGGCCGCTGGTGAGTATGACAACCAGCGCAAGGTTTGTTGGGTTGAACACATGTTTGTTGTTCCAGCGGATGACAAACTTGCTGCCGATCGCAATGAGCGCTGCGAAGGCTGCGACAGGAAGATCATTCGTACGAAGGAGCAGGCAAAGGGAGAGCGATGAAATCAGTGCGCTCTTGGGGTCGAAGGAGAGGATGTTGAAATAGCGTGTGCCGGCGTATTGGGTCAGTTGGGCCACACCGAGCATGACGACGATGTGCCAGATAGAAACGTCGAAGTGGAGGAATAGAAGTCCATAGAGAAGGAGGGTTGAAAGGCTCGCAATTTGATAGAGACGGGGATCGCGCCAGAAGGTGGATTTGTCAGGTTGGCATGTGTCGTTGTCTTGCCCCATGGGTTCCTCCCCTGGCTCGCTCGGGTTTGCTGACGGCCTTCACAGGGGGATATGGGACGAGGAGGGAAATCCTTTCAGATGGGGCGGTGAACTGAGCCGTGTTGACAAGTCCTTGAACCATTGCAAGAATAACGTGCAATCAATGGCGAATTTCATTTCGTGATGAACCAGGCCGCTGGTCTGGTCAAGTCTATCTTTGTGAGGCCTTTGACAATGCCGGCCTGGCTCTTTCCAGCGTTGAAAGCCGTTCTGCCGCATGTGGGGACAATCTTGTCTGCGGCGGCCCCTGTGTTTACCAAAAAGAGTGCCGATGCGGCTTCTAATCAGACCTCGATGCTGCAAGAGCAGGTCACCGAGCTTCAGGCGGCCGTGGCGAAGAACGACACTCACATCAAGGACTTGGCGATGCAAATGCGAACCACGCTCGAGGCGCTAGAACAGGGTGCGGCTCTGGCGGAACGTCGGTATCAACGTATCCTGACGATGTGTCTCACATCGGCAGTCGTGGTGGTGGTATCTCTGGGGTTGGTCTTGATATTGCTGCTCCGATAAGCAGTTCAGAGTTGTGTGAATGGGCGTCAGTTGCGAAGACGAGGAGTCATCGCGATGCTGTTGTGACGTGTGGAGTCTAGCACTGCTTCTTGAAGGTCTGTATACGGCCTTGTCAGGCGAACAAAGCCCTGGTTTCGACACAATCCCAGAGGCAAACGGGGTATAAGTTGCACGTTCAAGCTTCACGCAACGGGGTCGTATCTTAAAATCACACATTTGCGAGCCCCTCTCAATCGCCACTCGCTCCACATCATCATCGATATAGGCCATGCTGGTCCTTCGCTTAGGAGCGCGATACGGCCATCCAGGTTTAACACATGGTCCTAACTTCAGTCACTTGCGTTGTGTGCGACATTGCTTCAGCGACGGAGCAATGCAATCGGCGTGAATCCCTGATACTGGTGGATCATAGTTAAATCGAATGAGCAAATATGGTTATGGGGAGAATTTTACGGACCGTTCACCTTTCGTCTCTTGCCGAGCGGTATGTATTGGTCTACCATCACGGCAGCTATGAAGATGGGCGATGTGTGTTGACCGTTTGTTGGAATAGAGACCTGTCATGAGTCACCCTCTGGATTTCGTCACGGTTGATGGCCTCCTTGCCTATGGTCGTGCTCTCGCGCGACGAGCGTCGGAGCGGGGACTCGTCCAACCTCCGCCAAGAAATGCGTCCGGCGATGACCCTGATCGCGTCCACGCTACGATGGAACAGCTCCGCTCGTTCGTCGAACGATCCAAGTCCGGGTTCGCAACCGCCGAAGCGTACCAGTCGGCTCGGGAAGGCTTCATCGATGATCAGTTGGTGTTTTTCGCCGCCTGGAACGCGCTCCTTGCTGAAGGTTCGCTGCAGCCGCTGCTTCGAGCTACAATCGGGTCGGTGGCCAAACCGACCTATCGGCGCCCGGTCGCCATTGTACCTCGCTCGCAGCTGACACCCACGCTGGCGGAAGGCCGGATTGTTCTGGAACTAGGCGACGACCGGTTTTGGTTATTGCCACGGGACCTTGGCGACCGGACGCTGTTCCTCACCATGCGTCACGGCGTGTCACAGGTCGACAGCAAGACCCATCGTGTCGGATGCCGCTTGCCAAACCAATTAGACCGCGAACGAGGCGTTGCCAAAGCCGATGCGGTAGGGGCAGCGCTCGCCCACATGATCGGCCTCGTGGGACAGCAGCTGGATTTTCTGCATCTTGCGAATTACCTCGATCCACGAACCTTCCTCCATTGCATCAGCCGCAGCCCGAATACTAGGCAACTGTACGAACGGGTGTCTGCGGCGCTGCTCCAAGGTGCGTCCGCAGCCGAACCGATTGCCGAGCCCGCACTTGAATCGTCGGATTTCGGCTGGGTCACGGGATTGGAGAAGTCGGTGGAGATCGAAGAAGCCGCGCAGGCGTTCGGCGTGGACACCTCGACGGCCAAACGGCTGATGAAAGATCCGCTCTATTGTTATCCGGATGGCAATTCTTTCTTCGACCTCTATGTCGACGTCATCGATGGCCTCCACCGGTTGGGCTCCGCGCAGAAGGGAAGAGTCGCCTGCCTCTATACTCACAGTTCTACTCTGCGGGCCTTAATGATCTATCTGGACCCACGCCCGTTCCATGAAGCTTTTAGTGAGTTCAGCGATTACAAGGAAAGCCAAGACAATGTGGTGTTGCTCACGGTCGAACAAGGACGGATGTCCGGCTACTCAACTGCGGTTGGGCTGTCCGAGAGAGAGCGGGTCGTCCGGAATACCTGGGTGACCGTGGAGGCCACAAGAAAAGATCGCGTGACACTCAAACCTCGATCGCTCAAGCGGATCGTGGCCCTCGTGTCCGGAGGTGATTTTGCCGGCGCCGGTGCCGCGCTCAAGGAATTGCATGTGACCGGCCAACGTATGGGATTGGAGGTCTATTTCGTTCGGCACGGCTATCTGGGTCTGGCCAACAATTGGATCGAACGTGTCACCGAAGAACATACGCGCGGTATGGGTAGTCATCCCAGCAGTCCCATCGGCAGCAGCCGCTTCGAGGAGTTCAAACAGGAGACTGTGCAGACCGTGGCCATGCGTCACCTGGAACCCTATGTGCGTGATGGCGCCCTCATCGTGTTGGGGGGCGACGGTAGCATGCGAGGCGCCCGGGCCATTTATGAAGAATTCGGTGTGCAGGTGGTCGGTATTCCTGGCAGCATTGACAACAATCTCGAAGGAACCATCTCTCTCGGGTTTCAGTCCGCAGTGACGTTGGCTGACCAGTCCATCGAATCCCTCAAAGCCACCAGCGCGGCGATGGGAAGTGTATTTTTCGTTGAGATCATGGGCGCAGGGTCAGGCCATCTTGCGCTGGCATGTGCATACCAAGCTCGAGCCGAGGGTTTGTTGGTCAATGAACATCCCGATCCGAACGCCTATATCGATGAGGTGATCCTCGGCACGCTCAAGCGGACGTTAGGTGTGCCGAACAAGAGCCATCTGTTCATCGTCGCCGAACGTACACCGCACCGTCATCACAAGGACGGCGGCGTACATGGGCTAGTGGACTATGTTGCCGGCATGATTGCTCGGTGGCCTGAACGGCAGGCGCGGCCTGATCACTATCCTCTCACGCCAGCCACCAAAGCCACCATTCTTGGTCACACGCTCCGGGGTGCCCGTCCAATACCAGAGGACAAGGCGATTGCGCAGCATCTTGCCCATGAAGTCGTGCACCGGCTGATCGAGTCGCCTAGTGACATTGTCGGTTGTCTCTTAGCCTACCGTGAACGGGGTTCAATCGGTCCAATTCCACTCCATGCGGTTACGCCGAAGCAGTTCGACTGGGACGTCTTCAGTCGAATGCATGGCAACACCCGCGCCTCGTAATTCGCTCGGCTGCTATCGGTACGCGATTACCTGCATGGCAGGCTGTTGACAAGGTCCGCAAGCGGCGTTCTCTCGTTGCTCAGAAGCTCAACGTAGAGCAGGGCATTAAGTCTGTTGTTGAGCGTGGATCGGTGTGGTAGTTACACGGTGAGAACAGGGGCAGCCGAGTGAAGGTCAGCAGTGTTTGAATTTCTTTGACCGACACTCTTCCGAGAGCCGCTTGGCCTCGGTGATTTGTGCGGCCGTCATGCGCTGGGCAACATCCTCTCGATTTTCTTCGGCTTGTTTCTGCTCTTCACCTTGCATGTGTGCAGCGGCGAGGTTGACCCACATATAGGCCCGTACATAGTCCTGTGGGACACCCAGTCCGGCGAAATACAGTTCCGCAAGGTTATTTTGCGCAAGGGGGTGACCCTGTGCGGCGGCTTTCTCGTACCATGCGCGTGCTTGGGCGTAGTCTTGCGGCATGCCCATTCCCTTGGCGTACAGCTCTCCGAGGCTGTTCTGCGCCTCGGCGTCTCCTTGATTAGCCTGTGTCTGGACTGCGTGCAGGTCTTTACTCTTGGGCGGTGGAAACGCCGCGGACTGCCCAACGGGAAGAACAAGAATCATTAGTAGGATGATGTAACGGATCTGCATGAGTTGCTGAGTATGGCGTGCACCAGAATGAATCGTCAAGACGAATCCTACCGCGCCCTCTGTGGAAAGTCTGGAGCAGGCGGTTGAGCAGGAGTTGGCGATAGAGGAGGAAGCTGGAATCTCGGATTGTTCAATTGAAGGGGAGGACCTAGATTTATCGATGGACTTTGCGGTGGCTGCACGATGACGCGGCGCTCACCGTTAGGAAGCTCGATAACGGATTCCACATTGCCTTGGGAGTCCTTATAAACCGTGGTGCCACCCTCGGAATCCAGGACCTGGTTTAGCCGTTCCTGCGCGCTTGGTTGTTGTGATGAGTCGTCCTCGGAGGAGGCGAGCACGGGACCGGGCCATACGCTTCCGATCGTCAGAATCATGAAGACGGCGATCCGACACATGGCGTCATTATACTGCATTCGCTGTAGATTTTTCTCTCACGCTTGCTTGGCTCCGCTTCGCATTTCTACATAGCCGCAACTCAAATACTGTATCATCTCATCTTTCGAAACTTTGAAATCAATTGCCAGGAACTCAATCTCCCTGTACCCCTAGACAGTGCGCTGGTTCCCAGCGCGGGTAGGTTTCCACATTCCAGGGAGGATGGGTCCATGCATTTTGTCATTGTGTCAGCGATTGCCGCAGGCTTGGTGTTTTTGCTTTGGGAGACACGGGCGTAACCTTCGTCTCCGAGCAAGGCTCGGGCCGCGCGCACTGCTCAGCGAAGGTACGGTTGAGAACGAACACGATATCATGAACTCTGAACAGCTCATGCTGAAAACTGGAATCCCTCATCTTGATATTGAGAGAGGCAAACGAGTTGTGATTGGCGTGGCTCAGTGGGTACACGTGTTCTCGCACGGCCTTCAGCGGATTCTCCGCTGAAGGCCGTTGCTTTTTCGGTACGTTCAGACCTTGACCGACCCCACCTGTGCTGATGGATTTGAGCGATCTTCGACTAATCAGGGTGGCGTCTGGTATCTGGGCCCGTTGGCAGATCGTCATTGAGACTCAGTTCTTATGCCGTGCCACTAGTGTCCGACAGAATTCATAGCAAAGTCAGTTGGTTACCGTCGACCAACGGATCGGTGGGTGGTTCGGTGTCGGTAAGCAGTTGAAGTAGCGACACTTTCTCGAATGGGGTGACGCTCAAGATCTGGAGCCTGGAGTGCAACGACCTATCGAGATCCAGTCGCTTTCGAATGATGGCAACGAGCACGTACACGGACACCGCGATCCATACTTGCGTTTTCACCGCGTTCTCAGAAGTGCCGAAGAAACGTTTGATGCGCAAGTGCTGCTTGATCCACTTGAAGAACAGTTCGACCTGCCAGCGCAGGCGGTACAGTTCGCACACCGTCAAAGCGGGCAACGTCATATGATTGGTCAAGAACACGAGGTCTCTGCCCTCGGCATCGCGATAGCGTATGCGACGCAAACGTGTGGGATAGCTTTGTTGGGAGTAGAACACCGTCAACGCGACGTCCTGATCGCAGAGCAATCCGGTGCTGCGATCGACAGGGCGGGAGTAGAGGCGCTTGCACTTGAAGTTGGACTTGGCGCGGGTGACGAAGAAACTGCCAGCCTGATGCAGGCGATACAACCGTTCAAAGTCGAGGTAGCCGCGGTCCATCACATAGAAGGCGCCGGGCTCGGGGATAAGCAGGTCGAGCACATTGACGTCGTGCAGTTTCCCGTCGCTGATATGGATAAACGCGGGAATCGCACCGCGTACATCGAGCAAGGTGTGCAGTTTGACGGCTGCTTTGGTGGCACGAAACGATGCCCACGGAAACAGTGTCAGGCACAAGTCGATGGTGGTGGCATCCAGCGCATAGACCGTTTCTTTCAGCTCCACACTGAGCGGCTCCTTGGCATACAGAGCGCGGGCGATACGAATAAGGGCTTGGGCGAACTCGAAGTGGATGCGCCAGTTGCGAGACTCGTTGGCATCGGCCAGCGCGCTGCGACTGACCTTGCCGCGCAAACCCAGGTGAAAGAGCTTGGTCGGCTGTGCGCGTAGACACGCGTCGATATCGCGCAGACTCTCCCGGTAGGTCAACTGCGCGAATGCCATGCACAGGAATTGGTCCAGACAACTGAACGTGCGGATGTTGAAATCGCCACGATATTTCAGGACCAGACGCCGAAAGGTATGCCAGGGCGCGCACTCCATGACTTGAGCGAACACAAGTTTGCCAGCGTGCATCAGTACCTCCCGGGAAAATCCCGGCAGACTGGCAAATCGCGCATTTGGAATTCAAATCGGTAACACCTTGAATGCTCATGAACCCCTTGATAGCCCTGCTGTTTAGCTCAAGCCCCCTCAAACCTGTCGGACACTACTGATGGCGTGCCTTATCTTCTTTCTTCTGAATTCACGATGCGACTGATCGTTGAATAGTGCAACCCCACAGTTCGACCGATCTCTGTCAGGCTGTAGCCATGTTCCAAGTGAGCGTGGCAAATGGTTTCATTGCGTCGGGTGTGGTCGGTACGGGAACGGAAGGAGAAGAGGTGGACCAGCGGCGGTCGTCCCGCAAACCGCTGCCGCCGGGGGATCTCTATCTGCGGGCGCTTGTCTCGGAGACCAGGTGTCAAGCTTGCGACAAACCGTTCACTACCGAGGAGGATTTGTCCCTTGAGCTGTTCCCAGGGCGAATGCCGGCCGATCCCTTCGGCAACAAAAGCGCGATACTTCCGTTGGGCAACTGCTCGTTGCCTAGCAAACTGGGGCAGCAACCAGTCCACCGTGAGAAAGGGCGGTATGCCCGAGATTCCTGCCGTGGCGTGGTAGCTCGACCATGGATAGGTATCGGCTTTGCGGGTGGTCTTGGTACGCACGGGATTAAGCACCACATAGCGGCAGAGCTCTAACAGATAGCAGTCCCGCTCAACAAGGATCGCCTTGAAGCGGCCTTGCAGCACGTGGCCGACGCGACCGTGACGGCGATTGAAGGCCTGCGTATAGACCCCGTTGAGCTGGCGCATGGCCTTCGACAGATTCGCCTCGGGCGTTTCCATCACCAAATGGAAATGGTTGTCCATTAGGCAGTAGGCATGCAATCGAAGATGAAAACGGGCGACGACGTGCCCTAGCAACCCGAGAAAGCGCCGGCGGTCCTCATCATCCTCGAAGATGTCCTGCCGAGCATTGCCCCGGACAGTAACATGGTAGAAGGCGCCGGGATATTCAATGCGGAGTGGGCGAGCCATGGTGCGCAGTCTAGCTCAGTAAAATACACAATACAAGATCTGACCCCATCGCCTGTCTTTAACGGACCCCAATAGGCTGTGTTTCTGGGGCTGCCAGACTCTTTCGGCGATTGTTGGAAATAGTGCGATCGATGATCGCCCCGCAATTGATACATTTCCACGCATAAAACACGAGAAAGAAATCCGAGAACCGCTCCAACATCATCATGCCCTTACACTTTGGACATTCCATTGGTTCCTCCCAGGGTGGTTTGGTTCACAACTGACGAGGGACTGAAGCAAGAGCCGCGCCACATGGTCCTGCTTCAAAAGTCCAGGGATTTGCGAAGTACGTAGTTAAACGGGGTAGATAGTGTTCATAATATTGACGGTGCAAGCGGGCGCAGCGTGTCAATGTTCTGTCGGCTGAAGTGTGATCTTAAATATGCGAACAAAAAAGGGTCAGGTCTTGGATTATGCATAGTTGTTTGGCGCATTGTAGGTCGAATTGACCCCACTGGACAAGCATTGGCCAGTAGTTGGTCTTCATTTGAAGAAGGCTTTTGCTAGCGCTGTACAGTTTTCTCTCGGAAGGACTGAGGGGATCGATCTACATGTTTGCTAGTCAAGTTTTCGAGTCAGGCCAAAACCTTAAAATCTGTTGCCAGAAAACCGGTCTCAGGATACCCGTAGACGTGGCGCTGGTTTCTGGCGCCGGCCACAGGGATACAACCTATAGTCGGGGAGGAGATCTATGCGATTCGTCGTCGTCTCAGCAGTTGCGGCCTCACTTATGCTAGGGACTGGCATGGTGGCTCTGGCAGATGAAGCAACAGATTTCGGTTCAGAATTGACGAACGATATGGGATTGTTAGCCAATGAGGCCAGGGGCGAGATGCAGGCCCAGCCTGAACAGATGGGGGAGGACCTCAAGGCTCAACACGAAGAAATGAAGTCCGAGATGAAAGCCAAGCGCGAGAAGATGAAATCAGAGATGAAGGGAAAACGGGACCAGATGAAGTCGGAGATGAAGGGGAAACGGGACGCCCTCAAAGCCAAGAAACACGAAATGAAAAAAACAGCCAAGGCGAAGAAGGCCAAAGCTCGAAAGCATGCCAAGGACGCGGCTGAGTCCCTAGAACCCCACGGACACTAAGCGAATTGATCCGAACCACTCGTTCAGGACGAGCTTCTCGGCATGGCCTCTGGAGGGCTTCCTCCGGAGGCCTTCGTGTTTCAATCCGCGTGATGATGATGCAATGATTGCTGGAAGACGGCCGTAGATGGAGTCACACCACTTGTTCGCAGGGCAAGACAAAGACGTGGAGTGGGAACATAAGGTCACCTGTGGACGCTTCTTGTCCGAGGCGGAACCGCTTGAACCCGTCGATAAGACGGTGGGCCGATTGTTCAGGAACCGCTGCGAGGACCATCCGGTTCGTTGAGGGAGCGAGAAAAAACTGGCTGGTCAATCCCGTCGCTCCTTTTCCGGTGACGTTTTGCAGCTCGCTGTACGAAGTCACTTCATACTCGTTCAACAACGCATGCACCTGTTCAACGAGCGATTCACGAAACACGATCACCAACATCTCCATACGCGCCGCTCCTTTCTTCCGGTGGGTACCCGAATCCGGTCTATTATCAATGGCGCCAGGTGCAATTACAAGCTCAAGCAAGGGTTCTCATAGCACGATAGTGAGCCTGGCGGGCCTTCAGCCGGAGGGGCTGGCTCGACAAGGATAGAGACGATACGCTATAAATTGCGTGTACAGCAATTACGCGGAGGTATTCACGAGGATAGTTTTATGCAAGATCAAGAATACGCAGCATATTATGGTTCTGCCTGTCTCATTCTGTCCGTCTATCTCCTCATCAAGGGATTTAGTACAGCCTCACGGCAGCGAAGCGTCGATCGCTCCCCGACGTTGCTTCCGGCCTACATCTATGGCGTCCTGGCGTCAGTGCTGCTGACCGTTGGGTTGGGATTTTTTCGGCCGACCCTGCCCTGGTGGGGGTATCGAATGATTTTCCCTGGTACGACCATGCTCTTTCCCGCCATCATGTACCTCATCGGTAGTCGTCCACCCAAGCCCGGTCTGGATCGAGCCGACGCGTAACAGAAACTATCTTCTTTGGTGAATCGGTTGTTGCCGGGCTATTTGGCGATGGTGATGCTCGGTACGCCGGCTCGTGGGACCTCAGTCACCGTCATTTGGAATAATTGTGAGAGGAGCTTGAAGGCTTCTCGGTTCCAGCGCGCCTGCGTACCCCTTGTGTTCACGGCGTAATAGACCCCATGGGATTTCATGGCGAGGTCCAGTCCGGACGGCGCCGAGAGTGACACGACAAGGTCCAGTGTCTTGACCGGATTCTCTGCCACGTCGGGAGTACGGACGTCTTTATCGATATGGTATTCCGGCTCTTCGTCGATCGAGAGTCCGAGAAAGTTCAACATCGCGTTGAAACTTCGCAGGCGAAAATCTCCCTTGAGCGGCCAGTCACCGCCATAATGTCCTGATCGGATATCGAACGTGACATCGTGCGGGAGCCCCTGGTCATTCTCATGCTGCAGGCGTACCCGTTCTTCACGGGACAGTAAGTTTGGATCGTAGTTCGTGATGAGTGTGCCGCCTTCGACCTGCTTTCGCAACGTGAACGTCTTGTCTTTCCGGTTATACATCACCTCGTAGTCCTGTTCGAGTGCCTTGAACCCTTCCGCGGTGACGGAGTCGGCGGGAATGATCCAGGTTCGCTCGATGCTCAAGGGCTCAACGTACAGGCTGTTGTGGTCTTGAATGGCCGAAAGATGGAGAACCACCCGCCGGAACATTTCGTAACCAGTTCTGTCAGAGGGATTATTTCGATACGCAACGGCGCCGTCGCGATGGTTCAACCGAAGCTCCTTCGCCATCAGTCTGAGGAGCAGGTCGATATCGATTCCCTGGCGTAAGAGTAGGGTCAGTTTCGATTCGTGGAACGGCGTCAGGAGACGCTTCGTAAATTCCTCCCCTTCGATCGGGGCGATACTGATCGTCGGGTTCTCAGCGACGCTTCCCCCGATGACGGGCAGGATCGTTCGACTGGCGTCGCCGGTAAGGGCCGGTGTCGCGCCGGCCGTGAAACGAAAATCGAACGTCGCAGCGACATTGGACACGCCGGTAAAATGAATCGGTTGATGGTGTTGCGCTCTTGCGATGTTCACGAGCAGCTGCTTCGATTGCGACTCGGTGATAGCGTCGTCATAGGCGATGACGGCCCTGGTCAAGGTCACTGGTGAGAGGCAGCCAGATAGCGGCATCAGGTAAACAAGCGCGAAGAAAACGAAGGGCGCCGAAGCGGAGAATTTGTGCGTCATCGTGGGCTGTTTGCTACGAGCGTTCAGTACAATGGGAGGCGAGTTGTACCATATCAACCTAGAGTTGCCCAGTAGAGAAATGAGGCGCTTCCGGGTTTAGCATGGGTACAAGTTGAGCCCTCCGCAGTGGAAATAGATCGCCGTCTTGAAATGCTCGATGTTGCGGAAGCCGTGGGCCATGTGCTTGATCTTCTGGATCTGGCTGTTGAGCCCCTCGCTCATCGCGTTGGTGACCGGATGGTGGTAATAGGTCAGGATGTTCTTGATATGCCGGCGGATCGTTTCTGCTGCCTTGCGCATCGGTTCCAGTCGGCTGTGTGTCGCCCAGACGTACCATCGCTTCCAGCACTTCCAGCCTGACGCCGGATAGATGTAGCACCAGAGACACCGCAAGGCTTCTTTGATCGCCCATGCCCGGCCCACCTTGAGCTCCTGGCGTCTCAGTGCGGCGAATTCCTCCCGCCGTCGCTCCGGCACGTTCTCTTGGTTGTAGAGCCACAAGTACTTACTGCCCTTGAGCGTCTCGTCGCCTGACGCCATCAACGCACGGTGCTCGTGCTTGCGCACCGTGTCCACGGCTTTGCCAACATGCCCCATGACGTGGAAGCGGTCGAAGACGATCTTGTCCTCCGCATCGGGGACCTGCGCCCGCGTCGCCTGAATGTACGGCTCCCACATGTCCATCGCCACCGCTTCGATGCCGTCGAGCTGCTCCGGCGTCAGCCCGGCGTAGTAGCTGTCGAGACTCGC is a genomic window of Candidatus Nitrospira kreftii containing:
- a CDS encoding hypothetical protein (conserved exported protein of unknown function), yielding MRFVVVSAVAASLMLGTGMVALADEATDFGSELTNDMGLLANEARGEMQAQPEQMGEDLKAQHEEMKSEMKAKREKMKSEMKGKRDQMKSEMKGKRDALKAKKHEMKKTAKAKKAKARKHAKDAAESLEPHGH
- a CDS encoding hypothetical protein (conserved protein of unknown function), with translation MPAWLFPALKAVLPHVGTILSAAAPVFTKKSADAASNQTSMLQEQVTELQAAVAKNDTHIKDLAMQMRTTLEALEQGAALAERRYQRILTMCLTSAVVVVVSLGLVLILLLR
- a CDS encoding putative 6-phosphofructokinase (Modular protein), which encodes MSHPLDFVTVDGLLAYGRALARRASERGLVQPPPRNASGDDPDRVHATMEQLRSFVERSKSGFATAEAYQSAREGFIDDQLVFFAAWNALLAEGSLQPLLRATIGSVAKPTYRRPVAIVPRSQLTPTLAEGRIVLELGDDRFWLLPRDLGDRTLFLTMRHGVSQVDSKTHRVGCRLPNQLDRERGVAKADAVGAALAHMIGLVGQQLDFLHLANYLDPRTFLHCISRSPNTRQLYERVSAALLQGASAAEPIAEPALESSDFGWVTGLEKSVEIEEAAQAFGVDTSTAKRLMKDPLYCYPDGNSFFDLYVDVIDGLHRLGSAQKGRVACLYTHSSTLRALMIYLDPRPFHEAFSEFSDYKESQDNVVLLTVEQGRMSGYSTAVGLSERERVVRNTWVTVEATRKDRVTLKPRSLKRIVALVSGGDFAGAGAALKELHVTGQRMGLEVYFVRHGYLGLANNWIERVTEEHTRGMGSHPSSPIGSSRFEEFKQETVQTVAMRHLEPYVRDGALIVLGGDGSMRGARAIYEEFGVQVVGIPGSIDNNLEGTISLGFQSAVTLADQSIESLKATSAAMGSVFFVEIMGAGSGHLALACAYQARAEGLLVNEHPDPNAYIDEVILGTLKRTLGVPNKSHLFIVAERTPHRHHKDGGVHGLVDYVAGMIARWPERQARPDHYPLTPATKATILGHTLRGARPIPEDKAIAQHLAHEVVHRLIESPSDIVGCLLAYRERGSIGPIPLHAVTPKQFDWDVFSRMHGNTRAS
- a CDS encoding hypothetical protein (conserved protein of unknown function); protein product: MQYNDAMCRIAVFMILTIGSVWPGPVLASSEDDSSQQPSAQERLNQVLDSEGGTTVYKDSQGNVESVIELPNGERRVIVQPPQSPSINLGPPLQLNNPRFQLPPLSPTPAQPPAPDFPQRAR
- a CDS encoding hypothetical protein (conserved protein of unknown function), giving the protein MQIRYIILLMILVLPVGQSAAFPPPKSKDLHAVQTQANQGDAEAQNSLGELYAKGMGMPQDYAQARAWYEKAAAQGHPLAQNNLAELYFAGLGVPQDYVRAYMWVNLAAAHMQGEEQKQAEENREDVAQRMTAAQITEAKRLSEECRSKKFKHC
- a CDS encoding transposase, producing the protein MHAGKLVFAQVMECAPWHTFRRLVLKYRGDFNIRTFSCLDQFLCMAFAQLTYRESLRDIDACLRAQPTKLFHLGLRGKVSRSALADANESRNWRIHFEFAQALIRIARALYAKEPLSVELKETVYALDATTIDLCLTLFPWASFRATKAAVKLHTLLDVRGAIPAFIHISDGKLHDVNVLDLLIPEPGAFYVMDRGYLDFERLYRLHQAGSFFVTRAKSNFKCKRLYSRPVDRSTGLLCDQDVALTVFYSQQSYPTRLRRIRYRDAEGRDLVFLTNHMTLPALTVCELYRLRWQVELFFKWIKQHLRIKRFFGTSENAVKTQVWIAVSVYVLVAIIRKRLDLDRSLHSRLQILSVTPFEKVSLLQLLTDTEPPTDPLVDGNQLTLL
- a CDS encoding Addiction module toxin RelE, coding for MARPLRIEYPGAFYHVTVRGNARQDIFEDDEDRRRFLGLLGHVVARFHLRLHAYCLMDNHFHLVMETPEANLSKAMRQLNGVYTQAFNRRHGRVGHVLQGRFKAILVERDCYLLELCRYVVLNPVRTKTTRKADTYPWSSYHATAGISGIPPFLTVDWLLPQFARQRAVAQRKYRAFVAEGIGRHSPWEQLKGQILLGSERFVASLTPGLRDKRPQIEIPRRQRFAGRPPLVHLFSFRSRTDHTRRNETICHAHLEHGYSLTEIGRTVGLHYSTISRIVNSEERR
- a CDS encoding hypothetical protein (conserved protein of unknown function), translating into MEMLVIVFRESLVEQVHALLNEYEVTSYSELQNVTGKGATGLTSQFFLAPSTNRMVLAAVPEQSAHRLIDGFKRFRLGQEASTGDLMFPLHVFVLPCEQVV
- a CDS encoding hypothetical protein (conserved membrane protein of unknown function) — encoded protein: MGQDNDTCQPDKSTFWRDPRLYQIASLSTLLLYGLLFLHFDVSIWHIVVMLGVAQLTQYAGTRYFNILSFDPKSALISSLSLCLLLRTNDLPVAAFAALIAIGSKFVIRWNNKHVFNPTNLALVVILTSGLGWISPGQWGQVAWFGFLIACLGSLVVTRAARADVTLAFLAFYVGLLFIRALWLGDPLTIPLHQIESGALLIFAFFMISDPKTTPDSRTGRIVYALLIALTALYVQFGLFKPNGPLWGLILCSSFVPLLDRMFPGARYHWIKPTTGHVSVSVPLSLSLQPQRRFS
- a CDS encoding hypothetical protein (conserved protein of unknown function), which encodes MECPKCKGMMMLERFSDFFLVFYAWKCINCGAIIDRTISNNRRKSLAAPETQPIGVR